The following are encoded in a window of Sphaerisporangium siamense genomic DNA:
- the rplA gene encoding 50S ribosomal protein L1, whose amino-acid sequence MKRSKTYRNADQQVDRENLYSPVDAARLAKTTSVTKFDATVEVALRLGVDPRKADQMVRGTVNLPHGTGKTARVLVFATGDRAEEARAAGADIVGADELIDEISKGNRLNEFDAVVATPDLMGKVGRLGRVLGPRGLMPNPKTGTVTPAVGKAVSDIKGGKIEFRVDRHANLHFIIGKVSFPERQLLENYSAALDEIIRLKPSAAKGRYLKKVTFSTSMGPGIPVDPNVTRGITAELDA is encoded by the coding sequence GTGAAGCGCAGCAAGACCTACCGCAACGCCGATCAGCAGGTCGACAGGGAGAACCTGTACAGCCCTGTCGACGCGGCCCGGCTGGCCAAGACCACTTCGGTCACCAAGTTCGACGCGACCGTCGAGGTCGCCCTGCGGCTGGGCGTCGACCCCCGCAAGGCCGACCAGATGGTCCGCGGCACCGTCAACCTCCCGCACGGCACCGGCAAGACCGCCCGGGTCCTGGTCTTCGCGACCGGTGACCGTGCCGAGGAGGCCCGCGCCGCGGGCGCCGACATCGTCGGGGCCGACGAGCTGATCGACGAGATCTCCAAGGGCAACCGCCTGAACGAGTTCGACGCCGTCGTCGCCACCCCCGACCTCATGGGCAAGGTCGGCCGTCTCGGCCGCGTCCTCGGCCCGCGCGGCCTCATGCCGAACCCGAAGACCGGCACCGTCACGCCGGCCGTGGGCAAGGCCGTGAGCGACATCAAGGGCGGAAAGATCGAGTTCCGGGTCGACCGCCACGCCAACCTGCACTTCATCATCGGCAAGGTGTCGTTCCCCGAGCGCCAGCTCCTGGAGAACTACTCCGCCGCGCTCGACGAGATCATCCGTCTCAAGCCGTCCGCGGCGAAGGGGCGCTACCTCAAGAAGGTGACCTTCTCCACGTCCATGGGCCCGGGCATCCCGGTCGACCCGAACGTGACGCGGGGCATCACCGCCGAGCTCGACGCCTGA
- the rplK gene encoding 50S ribosomal protein L11, which yields MPPKKKIAALVKVQLPAGQATPAPPVGTALGPHGVNIMDFVKQYNAATEAQRGNIIPVEITIFEDRSFTFVTKTPPAPELIKKAAGVDKASANPLRDKVGKLTKEQLRQIAETKMPDLNANDIAAAEKIIAGTARSMGITIAD from the coding sequence ATGCCTCCAAAGAAGAAGATCGCGGCCCTGGTCAAGGTCCAGCTCCCCGCCGGCCAGGCCACGCCCGCGCCGCCGGTCGGTACGGCGCTCGGCCCCCACGGCGTCAACATCATGGACTTCGTGAAGCAGTACAACGCCGCGACCGAAGCCCAGCGGGGGAACATCATCCCCGTCGAGATCACCATCTTCGAAGACCGCAGCTTCACCTTCGTCACGAAGACGCCGCCGGCGCCTGAGCTGATCAAGAAGGCCGCGGGCGTCGACAAGGCCAGCGCCAACCCGCTTCGCGACAAGGTGGGCAAGCTCACCAAGGAGCAGCTGCGCCAGATCGCCGAGACGAAGATGCCCGACCTCAACGCCAACGACATCGCGGCGGCCGAGAAGATCATCGCCGGCACCGCCCGGTCGATGGGCATCACCATCGCGGACTGA
- the nusG gene encoding transcription termination/antitermination protein NusG, which produces MSESPLSAGASHEEWEGKPEEAIEITEESGEAGAPGDAVEEQGDAVAASAGAADEDGDLVPDVDPVEEFKRAMRGLPGEWYVIHSYAGYENRVKSNIETRTQSLNMEDYIFQVEVPVHTVTEIKGGKRTPVKERVLPGYVLVRMDLTDESWSAVRNTPGVTGFVGLSNRPSPLNLDEVAKLLAPEPTEQAKTTTAKAAAATVDFEVGESVTVMDGPFATLPATVSEISAESQKLKVLVSIFGRETPVELSFNQVSKI; this is translated from the coding sequence GTGTCCGAGTCCCCGCTGTCGGCCGGCGCTTCCCACGAAGAGTGGGAGGGAAAGCCGGAAGAGGCGATCGAGATCACCGAGGAGTCCGGCGAGGCCGGCGCTCCCGGTGACGCCGTGGAGGAGCAGGGTGACGCCGTCGCCGCCTCCGCAGGCGCCGCCGACGAAGACGGCGATCTCGTTCCCGACGTCGACCCCGTCGAAGAGTTCAAGCGCGCGATGCGCGGCCTGCCCGGCGAGTGGTACGTCATCCACTCCTACGCGGGCTACGAGAACCGCGTGAAGTCCAATATCGAGACCCGCACCCAGTCCCTCAACATGGAGGACTACATCTTCCAGGTCGAGGTCCCGGTGCACACCGTCACCGAGATCAAGGGTGGCAAGCGCACCCCGGTCAAAGAGCGCGTCCTGCCCGGGTACGTCCTGGTGCGCATGGACCTGACCGACGAGTCCTGGTCCGCGGTGCGCAACACGCCCGGCGTCACGGGCTTCGTGGGCCTGTCCAACCGCCCGAGCCCGCTGAACCTGGACGAGGTCGCCAAGCTGCTCGCGCCCGAGCCGACCGAGCAGGCCAAGACCACCACCGCCAAGGCCGCCGCCGCGACCGTCGACTTCGAGGTCGGCGAGTCCGTCACGGTCATGGACGGCCCGTTCGCCACGCTCCCCGCCACCGTCAGTGAGATCAGCGCCGAGTCCCAGAAGCTCAAGGTGCTCGTGTCGATCTTCGGCCGTGAGACCCCGGTGGAGCTGTCGTTCAACCAGGTCTCCAAGATCTGA
- the secE gene encoding preprotein translocase subunit SecE has protein sequence MAIDTRGEAADRPSKPTGRPAKKRTSPALFYRQIVAELRKVIWPTRKDLISYTTIVLVFVLIMVGIVAGVDALLTKGVLAVFG, from the coding sequence GTGGCGATCGACACACGTGGCGAGGCCGCGGACAGGCCGAGCAAGCCGACCGGCCGCCCCGCTAAGAAGCGCACTTCGCCGGCACTCTTCTATCGGCAGATCGTCGCCGAGCTTCGTAAGGTCATCTGGCCGACGCGCAAGGATCTCATCTCCTACACCACAATTGTCCTCGTCTTTGTTCTGATCATGGTCGGGATCGTGGCGGGTGTGGACGCCTTGCTCACGAAGGGTGTGCTGGCGGTCTTCGGCTGA
- a CDS encoding pyridoxal phosphate-dependent aminotransferase, whose amino-acid sequence MTRPRISARISAISESATLAVDAKAKAMKAAGRPVIGFGAGEPDFPTPDYIVEAAVEACRTPRFHKYTPAGGLPELKQAIADKTLRDSGVAVEAAQVLVTNGGKQAVYEAFATLLDPGDEVIVIAPYWTTYPEAIKLAGGVQVDVVTDESTGYLASVEQLEAARTERTKVLLFVSPSNPTGAVYSPEEVEAIGRWAAEHGLWVVTDEIYEHLVYGGVRFTSIAAAVPELADRVVVLNGVAKTYAMTGWRVGWLIGPKDVVKAATNLQSHATSNVSNVSQAAALAAVSGDLSAVARMREAFDRRRQTIVRMLNDIPGVVCPEPFGAFYAYASVKELLGKEIRGGRPRTSAELAELVLEEAEVAVVPGEAFGTPGYFRLSYALGDDDLVEGVSRLGKLLSEAH is encoded by the coding sequence ATGACCCGTCCTCGCATCTCAGCGCGCATTTCCGCGATCTCCGAGTCCGCCACGCTCGCCGTCGACGCCAAGGCCAAGGCGATGAAGGCCGCCGGCCGGCCGGTCATCGGCTTCGGCGCCGGCGAGCCGGACTTCCCGACGCCCGACTACATCGTCGAGGCCGCCGTCGAGGCCTGCCGCACCCCGAGGTTCCACAAGTACACGCCGGCCGGGGGGCTTCCCGAGCTCAAGCAGGCCATCGCCGACAAGACCCTGCGCGACTCGGGCGTGGCGGTCGAGGCGGCCCAGGTGCTGGTCACCAACGGCGGCAAGCAGGCCGTCTACGAGGCCTTCGCAACCCTGCTGGACCCGGGCGACGAGGTCATCGTCATCGCGCCGTACTGGACGACCTATCCGGAGGCCATCAAGCTCGCCGGCGGCGTCCAGGTGGACGTCGTGACCGACGAGTCGACCGGCTACCTGGCCTCGGTGGAGCAGTTGGAGGCGGCGCGCACCGAGCGCACCAAGGTGCTGCTGTTCGTGTCCCCGTCCAACCCGACCGGCGCGGTGTACTCCCCCGAGGAGGTCGAGGCCATCGGCCGCTGGGCCGCCGAGCACGGCCTGTGGGTGGTCACCGACGAGATCTACGAGCACCTGGTGTACGGGGGCGTCCGATTCACCAGCATCGCCGCGGCCGTGCCCGAGCTCGCTGACCGCGTGGTCGTCCTCAACGGCGTCGCCAAGACCTACGCCATGACCGGCTGGCGGGTGGGCTGGCTGATCGGCCCGAAGGACGTCGTGAAGGCCGCGACGAACCTGCAGTCGCACGCCACCTCGAACGTCTCCAACGTCTCGCAGGCCGCCGCGCTCGCGGCCGTGTCGGGCGACCTGTCGGCGGTGGCCCGCATGCGCGAGGCGTTCGACCGGCGGCGCCAGACCATCGTGCGCATGCTGAACGACATCCCGGGCGTCGTGTGCCCCGAGCCCTTCGGCGCGTTCTACGCCTACGCCTCGGTCAAGGAGCTTCTCGGCAAGGAGATCCGGGGCGGCCGGCCGCGGACGTCGGCCGAGCTGGCCGAGCTGGTGCTGGAGGAGGCCGAGGTCGCCGTGGTGCCGGGCGAGGCGTTCGGCACGCCGGGCTACTTCCGCCTGTCCTACGCGCTGGGCGACGACGACCTCGTCGAGGGCGTCAGCCGCCTCGGCAAGCTGCTGTCCGAGGCCCACTAG
- a CDS encoding SigE family RNA polymerase sigma factor, giving the protein MTEEDEAAFDEFLAARSTALLRTAILVCGASAHDAEDLAQGALEKVYRHWPRIRHDNPEAYARKIVVNAAISRSRRRRVIQEITFARPPDTPAPESDPDLRGVLIEELRRLPARMRAVVVLRYWEDMSEAETAAMLGCSAGTVKSQAARGLARIRERMGVLKGTSV; this is encoded by the coding sequence ATGACGGAAGAAGACGAAGCGGCCTTCGACGAGTTCCTGGCCGCCCGGAGCACCGCGCTCCTGCGCACGGCCATCCTCGTCTGCGGCGCGTCGGCCCACGACGCCGAGGACCTCGCCCAGGGCGCCCTGGAGAAGGTCTACCGGCACTGGCCGCGCATCCGCCACGACAACCCCGAGGCGTACGCCAGGAAGATCGTCGTCAACGCGGCGATCTCCCGGTCGCGGCGCCGGAGGGTGATCCAGGAGATCACGTTCGCACGGCCGCCCGACACCCCCGCCCCCGAGTCCGACCCCGACCTGCGGGGCGTGCTCATCGAGGAGCTCCGGCGCCTGCCCGCGCGGATGCGGGCGGTCGTCGTCCTCCGCTACTGGGAGGACATGTCGGAGGCCGAGACCGCCGCGATGCTCGGCTGCTCGGCGGGAACGGTGAAGAGCCAGGCGGCCCGGGGGCTGGCCCGGATACGGGAGCGCATGGGCGTACTGAAGGGAACATCGGTATGA
- a CDS encoding adenosine deaminase, which translates to MARPLDQLPKAHLHLHFTGSMRHSTLLDLAREHGVHLPDALVQDWPPRLRATDERGWFRFQRLYDIARSVLRRDEDVYRLLREAAQDEAAEGSRWLEIQVDPSGYAQRFGGLTATLELVLDATEKAARETGVGIGLIVAANRTRHPLDAKTLARLAGQYADRGVVGFGLSNDERRGRARDFDGAFRIARRAGLLAVPHGGELSGPASVSECVDDLEADRIGHGIRAAESPRLMDRLADRQITCEVCPTSNVGLGVAKGTADVPVKRLFDAGVPIALGADDPLLFGARLLPQYELARQVYGFRDAEVAELARQSIRFSAAPDSYKKELLAAIDAWLTR; encoded by the coding sequence ATGGCACGCCCGCTCGACCAGCTCCCCAAGGCCCATCTCCACCTGCACTTCACCGGCTCGATGCGCCACTCGACGCTTCTGGACCTCGCGCGCGAGCACGGGGTGCACCTGCCGGACGCCCTCGTGCAGGACTGGCCGCCGAGGTTGCGGGCGACGGACGAGCGCGGCTGGTTCCGCTTCCAGCGCCTGTACGACATCGCGCGCTCGGTGCTGCGCCGCGACGAGGACGTCTACCGCCTGCTGCGCGAGGCCGCGCAGGACGAGGCGGCCGAGGGGTCGCGCTGGCTGGAGATCCAGGTGGACCCTTCGGGGTACGCCCAGCGGTTCGGCGGGCTCACCGCGACGCTGGAGCTGGTCCTCGACGCCACCGAGAAGGCCGCGCGGGAGACCGGCGTGGGCATCGGCCTGATCGTCGCGGCCAACCGCACCCGCCATCCTCTGGACGCCAAGACCCTGGCCCGGCTGGCCGGCCAGTACGCCGACAGGGGCGTGGTGGGGTTCGGGCTGTCCAACGACGAGCGGCGCGGCCGTGCCCGTGACTTCGACGGGGCCTTCCGCATCGCCAGGCGCGCCGGGCTGCTGGCCGTCCCGCACGGCGGCGAGCTGTCCGGGCCGGCGAGCGTCTCCGAGTGCGTGGACGATCTGGAGGCCGACCGCATCGGACACGGGATCCGGGCCGCCGAATCCCCGAGGCTCATGGACCGGCTGGCCGACCGGCAGATCACCTGCGAGGTGTGCCCTACCTCGAACGTGGGGCTCGGCGTCGCCAAGGGCACGGCGGACGTCCCGGTCAAGCGCCTGTTCGACGCCGGGGTGCCGATCGCGCTCGGCGCGGACGACCCGTTGCTGTTCGGCGCGCGGCTGCTGCCGCAGTACGAGCTGGCGCGCCAGGTGTACGGCTTCCGCGACGCCGAGGTGGCCGAGCTGGCCCGGCAGTCGATCCGCTTCTCGGCCGCGCCCGACTCCTACAAGAAGGAACTGCTGGCGGCGATCGACGCCTGGCTCACCCGCTGA